The following are encoded together in the Erwinia sp. E602 genome:
- the nadR gene encoding multifunctional transcriptional regulator/nicotinamide-nucleotide adenylyltransferase/ribosylnicotinamide kinase NadR has translation MSSFDYLKTAIRQQGCTLQQVADASGMTKGYLSQLLNAKIKSPSAQKLEALHRFLGLEFPRREKTIGVVFGKFYPLHTGHIYLIQRACSQVDELHIIMGYDEPRDRQLFEDSAMSQQPTVSDRLRWLLQTFKYQKNIRIHSFNEEGMEPYPHGWDVWSRGVKAFLDDRGIVPDRIYTSEEGDAEQFSAHLGVETVVIDPKRTFMSISGGQIRQDPFRYWEYIPTEVKPFFVRTVAILGGESSGKSTLVNKLANIFNTTSAWEFGRDYVFSHLGGDEMALQYSDYDKIALGQAQYIDFAVKYANKVAFIDTDFVTTQAFCKKYEGREHPFVQALIDEYRFDLVILVENNVPWVADGLRSLGSSVDRKEFQELLIAMLNENDISFVRVEQDNYDERFLRCVELVKEMLGV, from the coding sequence TCAGCAGGGCTGCACGCTGCAGCAGGTGGCGGATGCCAGCGGTATGACCAAGGGCTACCTCAGCCAGCTGTTGAACGCCAAGATTAAAAGCCCCAGCGCACAGAAGCTGGAAGCCCTGCACCGGTTTCTCGGGCTGGAGTTCCCGCGCCGTGAGAAGACCATCGGCGTAGTGTTCGGCAAGTTTTACCCGCTGCATACCGGCCATATTTACCTGATCCAGCGCGCCTGCAGCCAGGTGGACGAGCTGCATATCATCATGGGCTATGACGAGCCGCGTGACCGCCAGCTGTTTGAAGACAGCGCCATGTCGCAACAGCCGACGGTCAGCGATCGCCTGCGCTGGCTGCTGCAGACCTTTAAGTACCAGAAAAATATCCGCATCCATTCCTTTAACGAAGAGGGGATGGAGCCCTATCCCCACGGCTGGGACGTCTGGAGCCGCGGCGTGAAGGCGTTTCTCGACGATCGCGGCATCGTGCCCGACCGTATCTACACCAGCGAAGAGGGGGACGCCGAACAGTTCAGCGCCCATCTGGGCGTAGAGACGGTAGTCATCGACCCAAAGCGCACCTTTATGAGCATCAGCGGCGGGCAGATCCGTCAGGACCCGTTCCGCTACTGGGAGTATATTCCTACCGAAGTGAAGCCGTTCTTTGTGCGCACCGTGGCGATCCTCGGCGGCGAGTCGAGCGGCAAGTCGACGCTGGTCAACAAGCTGGCAAACATCTTCAACACCACCAGCGCGTGGGAGTTTGGCCGCGATTACGTCTTCTCGCACCTGGGTGGCGACGAGATGGCGCTGCAGTACTCCGACTACGATAAAATCGCGCTGGGCCAGGCGCAGTACATCGACTTCGCGGTCAAGTACGCTAACAAGGTGGCGTTTATCGACACCGACTTTGTCACCACTCAGGCATTCTGCAAAAAGTACGAGGGACGTGAGCACCCGTTCGTGCAGGCGCTGATCGACGAATACCGCTTTGACCTGGTGATTCTGGTAGAGAACAACGTGCCCTGGGTGGCCGACGGCCTGCGCAGCCTCGGCAGCTCGGTGGATCGCAAAGAGTTCCAGGAGCTGCTGATCGCCATGCTCAACGAGAACGACATCAGTTTTGTACGCGTCGAGCAGGATAACTACGACGAGCGCTTCCTGCGCTGCGTGGAACTGGTGAAGGAGATGCTGGGGGTGTAA